ATGTAATGAAGAGCATGCAACAAATTTGGACATACACTCTCAAACACAGGCGTCATTATATTACTCCTAAGTATATTATTGCTCCTATTAACATCaaacaatatttatatattaaataggatatttttaaagaaatattactaATACATTATTACAATAGAATCGTTTTTAACCTCATTTTCATTACATTTcatattatcattttattcaattaaaaattagcataataaattaaaaaattaaaaacagtttCTCATTATTTCAGCTAATTAACTATTTCAGTATATATACTTACACATAgttataattttaacaaataaagTAACAAGCCTGGTGATATAAATCATCAGTTTAAATATGCTTTACAGTTAAAcaaaatttgctgttattttaatttctcaattTATACTTTTCCAATATTATTGCATATCAAACATAGTctggttttatatatatgcacatatatatgtacatgaaaatgttaatatatgtatatatgtaaatatatatgttatgtattttgtGTGAGCTAAAtgtgtttctttatattttggcATAATAGTCAACGTATATTCATTACAACAAACTGACGCTGCTGTTTAAAATTTAATGATTTTACCAGTTTACATCTGCTTTACATGTaactacagagagagagagataagaaaatgtttcttaaagTTGAGGAAACATCATTATGATAATTCAGAATCCAATAAGTTATTAAATCCACATTATAAATTGAAAATGGatatatgcttttcttctttcaaatggcTATTCTTCTACTGCTCCAAGGTTAATGAAAGGCTCAATCGAAATCTTATGTACTTTAACTTAAAGAAATGAGAGTGCCCCTCCTGAAATTTTTCTTGCCAAAATGCCCAATAGAAATGTTCTCATAATATCAAATAAAACACCCCAAGACACACAAACTTCCAATGACAGTTCaaaaatccatgaaattttcTACCAGTTACCCAGATTTTTTCATATTCTCAAACTCATCTGATCTCTTCAAAAAACAGCAAAAGCATATTTTTCACATTCTTGTTTGATCTATTTCAGTTCTATAAGGACATTTCTAcactataatattttaaatatgcctatctctctTCTCAGCATCATATTTCAAATGACTGCCCTCTATCTAAGTACATTAGATACTAAAATCATAACTTGTCCGCAATGATCATACTCTCTGATTCTGAATCTGAaatacagattttattttcacACCCTACTCCTTCATTATTTCATGgggatattttcttttaagtattttgaatcgttccccccccccactctcttCCTTTATTATGTAACTTGTGCAACAATTTGATATGTAGCgaatttttggaaaaatatactaTATGAGGTAGAAAGTTACATACTCCAAGACAGGCTTACATAGTAATTGCATAATATGTCATTTTCAATTGTTGTTATCATTTGTTTATTCTTGTGGCAAAGGCAGCTTAGGTTGTCTTTTTCCCTGCACTTGAAGTGTGACTTTTCACAACAGTTCTTATGATAAACTAGAAGATGTATAAATCATAACCGAACATCTTGCAGAAATGTACATTGACATATTTCTGAAAAGATGGGGAATTCTGTATGCCTTACTTGGCAGAGTGGAACCTGAAAACACTGGGGTCACGACACATGAGAACAAAGGGACTGAGAGCTGGGAAACAGGAAGCAAGAAGTGCAGCGGTGTTTACCAGCCACCAACTAGGATTATTTAAAAGAGCAAGACAAATCTGAAATATGGAGGAGAAGGTATAAAAAGTTACAAAAGTGCTCACCAGTAAAAGGATGTTTTGGGCAGCTCTGGACTCAGGGGAGGATTTGGGGGAGACATTGTTCCTATGAATATATTGGACCCTCTGCTTGTGCCTGTACAAGATGCAAACCATGGAGCCACTGGCCCAGAGCATGAGCCCCAGACATAAAGCATCAGGGACTGTTAACAACACTGCATAGAGGGAGCCTGAGATTTTGTCATGATGTAGAGAAGCACAGTATCCAAAacttctaaggtttgtgatgttTTTGGTGTTCTGTCTGCCAAAGATATACACTGGAAAAATTATATTTACTGCAATGTAGATGATCCagcacaggaaaagggaaaaaccaGTATACTTTGGGGCTTTAAATTTCAACTCTGTCCACCGGGCATTCCTGGGACTGATCATGATGGCCTGGAAGACAGTCAAGAGACAGGTGGTTCCAATGGACACCCCCCTTCCCACTCTGTGAAGATAAAAAACAACTTTGCATACAAAATCATTGAACACATCTTTCAAATCAAATGCTGCCATTGTTTGTGGTATTCCCTTACAGAGAAGGACCAAGGAATTGGCTACTAGCAGGTGCTTGACGATCAAATCTGTGGACCTTAATCTGCACCCAGTGAAGGAAAGGAAGATATAATGgcaaaaaaatgagaaatttccCAGCATTCCAAATATGGTTTGTAATAAGAAGATCATTCCTATTGCCAAATCCTTGGAGGCCATTTTGTCAGTTATCTGTGACTGATTATTGCAGAACCTGAAAATACTGCACTGGGAACATAAATCATGAGCTACATTTATCATCTCAATCAAAATACAAAATTCTCCACTTACTGTTAGATTGTACTTAAAGACatattagtttttctttaattaagAGATTTCTAAGCATTGAATATATAACCTTTAAAGAGAAGTTATCATGTATGAACATCTGCTATCAAGTCTGTACAAAtactaatttctgttttcttcacaaatcCATGATGCACACACTGAAATTTTAATCATAAAGTTGAGGATAATTTAGGCACAAAGAAGTTAAATGATTTGCAAAATTTACACCCTAGATAGCTTTAAACACACATGCTATAGTAAGGAAGATACCTACCTGTATTATTCAaataatctctatatatttgttcttacaacaaatcattttattttagattgATGGCATTTTATTGAAAGCTTTCCAAATAAGTATTGAAGTTATTACATAGCTCAATATCAATTGTGAATAAGGATTTAATGATTACAATAAAATGTGGATGTCCTTATAGCATATTACTACATAAACCTATGCTATGACAAGAAGGATTTAGTAAATGCCTGATAAATTCTGAATTAAGATGGGAAGAGAAAGATTCCTTTGTTGTTATGTCAGGAACAAAAGTATAATGACATCTCTCACTGGACTTATTTAACAACATTAGGTCATGCTCTAAAATCAGGGATATGAAACACTAAAGCATGAGAAAATATCATGGAGTTGAAACTATATCCTTACTAATTGTGGATCATATATTTATCTATTACTATCTAAGTTGAGTTACCAATAAGATAAGATCTGTGAAAGATATCAAAATATAAGATGTATGAAAAATAGCATCTGTAAAGTGTGAAATCTTTTTGCactgtataaataaaaatagtgaagATTATATTTGATAATctgtttttaaaacagaaaatattgaaagatatATTTGAGCCTGACAGACACTGTCTGAAAGACATATTAATAAAGTTacattttccttaaatattccttcCCTAACATCCAGGAGCAAAACAGTCTCACCATAATCAACAGACCACAGATATTTTCAGTAAAGGCACATTTACTGTCTCCATGAAGCAATTCATAACCCCTAACTTAAAGAAATCATTTCCTTTTTGTCAGCTGCAGTTCAGATACACAATTTCTGCACAGGATTAGATGATTCCTGTTGATACGTCCTGTTCATTATTACAAACATGGATGTattacatgcacacatatattaaTTCTGAGAATTTTCTATATGATTCCTGTTAGGTAGACTGACTAAACAGCAGATTACTTACAGAATTGCAATCCTTAAATATCCTAAAAATCAGAGATTTCTTGATCACTTGGACTAAACATTAACAATTACCATCAGTGAGGAATTAACCAAATTACATTCGGAAACACCAGTGAATGGTATTGGATCTAGGACCCACATTTTTCTGTACTAGCTTAGCTCATGCCACAGGAACTTTTCTTCTCATCTGTGCTTTTTTTATTCTGGAACAGTTTCAAACCCTGAAGAATTCCTTTTTAGAATATTATCACTTatccttactctttttttttttttttttttttaaatgaacaggCTTTTAATACAGCTCACTTTTGTAAAATACTGTACACTGAAAAAGCTAGAAAACTAGAGcttatatcatctgtcattggtatcccataccagtatccctccattgctattgttgaaacactctgtgatcatAGGCTTCCTTCTCTTATGATTCTGCCTTTCCCATTGATTTAGAAAATACTTACCCAACTTCTTCTCACTCTCAATCCTCTGGTCCCAGTGAGGTGGTCATGATTGCAAATATGTGTGTGGTAGAGGGGAAATAAGATCCTGAAATAGGGTTTTGTGATTTTGTGACCTCACCTCCCCATGCAACAATGATAATTTCACTTGTATCATGAGAGCGCAGTTGTGGGTTCCTGAGAATATTTCTGAAAAACATTTTTGCAGTTGCTAATTACCAAAAACAATTACAAGTTTCTAATCAGGATCTCAAAAGAGACCATTGGAGTGTATGCATGAGGCTCTTTCTTTTCCATAATCCCTGGAGGCAAACAGGGACAAGAAGAGAAGCAGGAAACGTTCATGTCTGAGCATGTAGTAAGCCACTATATTCTCTGCTTCCCTTATAAGCTTTTATACCACAAAGTGAGTTCTTTCCTAATCTTCATACTATTTAAGTTaacatcatttaattttttaaaacttttctttattttttaaattttttcaagtaTATCAATCACACATAAATGcatataaacagtaagtgtatagtaatgttgtgaacttacaaaacaagcatatataacaccatacaggactcTAATATCTCACCCTGCCACATGAG
This genomic interval from Dasypus novemcinctus isolate mDasNov1 chromosome 30, mDasNov1.1.hap2, whole genome shotgun sequence contains the following:
- the LOC131276647 gene encoding vomeronasal type-1 receptor 4-like, with the protein product MASKDLAIGMIFLLQTIFGMLGNFSFFCHYIFLSFTGCRLRSTDLIVKHLLVANSLVLLCKGIPQTMAAFDLKDVFNDFVCKVVFYLHRVGRGVSIGTTCLLTVFQAIMISPRNARWTELKFKAPKYTGFSLFLCWIIYIAVNIIFPVYIFGRQNTKNITNLRSFGYCASLHHDKISGSLYAVLLTVPDALCLGLMLWASGSMVCILYRHKQRVQYIHRNNVSPKSSPESRAAQNILLLVSTFVTFYTFSSIFQICLALLNNPSWWLVNTAALLASCFPALSPFVLMCRDPSVFRFHSAK